A window of Fibrobacter sp. UBA4297 genomic DNA:
AAAGTCAAATTCCAAGTCCGAGACACCATCCAACTTGCCCTGAATTTCAGATTCGAGCAAAGGCGCCGTCATCGTGTCCAAGCGCCCTTCCAAAGCGAAAGAGGTATTGGAACCATCCACATTTTTTTCGATTTTCATTATCAGCCTCTCTTTGTATTTTTAAATCTACAATAAATTAACCAAGTTTTTTAACAACCGTTAAAACATTCTTCTGGCCATCGCGTTTGTATTCAACGCCATCCATAATCTTTTTCACGAGGAATATTCCGAGCCCGCCAATCTCACGATCCTCGGCAGAAAGCGAAACATCCGGATCAGTCTTCTTCAGCGGATCGTATTCCACCCCCTCGTCGATAAAAGTGAGCTTTGCCGTCAGCACGTCTTCATTGACGTTCAAAATCAACTTCATGTTCGACGACCCCGAATAACGAACAACATTACTGAACAGTTCGTCAATGGCAATGCCAATCTGCATAATAGCCTTAGGCGACGGATTCAACGGTTCAAGGGAGCTTTCGACAAACTCCGTTAACGTCCTAACATTTTCAAATTTTGAATCTACGACGATTTCTTTAACCCAATTCTGCATATTACCAGCCAAAAGTTTCGTAAATCATACAATAATTATACATTTATCTCGCGAAAATTGTCAATATTTCTGCAAAAAGCCTCAAAAAATGTGCTTAAAAACAAACAATTCTATATTTCCGCACATGATTAACACAACTCTTTGCTACATCGAACAAGACGGCAAGTACCTGTTGCTCCACCGCATCAAAAAGAAAAACGACATCAACAAGGACAAGTGGATAGGTATTGGTGGCAAGTTCGAAGAATGGGAATCACCCGAAGACTGCATCCACCGCGAAGCGCTCGAAGAGACGGGCCTCACGCTCATCCGCCCCAAATACCGCGGCATCGTCACGTTCATCAGCGACGGCATGGACCAGACCGAATTTATGCACCTCTTTACAGCGACCGAATTTACGGGCACACTCAAGGATTGCGACGAGGGCGTACTAGAATGGGTGGATAAGCAGAAAGTGAAGGAACTCCCCCACTGGGACGGCGACTTGATTTTCCTTGCGCTTCTTGAACGCGGCGAGCCATTCTTTTCACTCAAGCTCACCTACAAAGGCAGCACACTCACAGAAGCATTGCTCAACGAAAAGCCTGTTACGCTCCAGGATTTTTTGTAGCAATGTGACATCCGCAACATTTTTTAGGAAAAATTGCCGCTATGACTTAACAAAACGCTTTAAATTAAGCATATTTGTAGTACTCCAAACCAACCCCAGACTCGGCAAGATGCGTTTTCTACGATATTGCCGAGTCGCTTTTTATATAAGTGGTCAATAGTCCTTGGCCAAGTGCACACCGCCCGCCATGCAGGTGTTCTCTAGTTTAACCAAAAATTACCACTTCGCAAGGGCGTTCGAGACTATCAAATCCTGAAGCTTTTCAACGGCTCGCGTCTGACCATGGCGGTCTTCGGTCTCATTCGCCTGAACGTCATAAACACCATCCGCCGAAAGCGACTTGCTCTCGTAGATGATTCTTTCTTTTACGTTATCATAAAATCTGACTTCAACACGGATTGTCACGCGGTAGGTTTCGACATCGCTATTGCTATTGTAATTTTCAGGCTTGTTGGAATAGCTTAACAAAGTAATCTCAAAATCGGCATTGGCATCGCCATTCACCAAACGCACACCGCCCGCATTGCGCTTAAACATATCGACAACAGCGGTGTGAATATTATTGGCAAGCACCGGGTCTAAGGTTTTGTCATCAACTTCATGGATGTTGACCGTCTTGATATGGCTCGGGAGTGTACTTGCCGTAAAGCTATAGCAGCCAGAAAAAACGCAAGCCAGCAAAGCAAGCATCAAGGCAACAAACAAGCGCGAAATAAACTTACGATAAAGCATAACGATAATTTAGTAAAAAGGGGATTAAAGCGCGGAATATTTGCGAAACATCCACCCATCAATAGATAAACACCCCGCAGCGTAGAGCCACAGGGTGTTCAAAAATCTATAGAACTAAGCCTTATTTTTTCTGAGTTCTGCGATAACCGCGACGAATCGTTTCAGTTGTACGCTGGAACGGCATCGTCATAGTAGTCGGATTGTTACCGTTACTTGCGTAGCAGTAAGAATAAGCTTCCTTCACAACCGTCATCTGGTAGATGTACGGTCCCGTAGCAAGCAGGCGACCCTTATCTGTAACCGGATACATCTTGATTGTAGCAAGCATTGCACCTGTAGAACCATACATCGGCGTTTCGCCACAGCCAGGAACCTTTACACCTGCAGACTGCGTTGAAGAACGCAAACCGTTCAAGGCGTTTTCGAATTCTTCCTTAGTCACGCGCTTGCTATACTGGTTCACGAAATGCCCCAGGTGGTCAAACACGCGGATGTTCACGTGGAACGGCTGAGTCGTCGGGAAAGACCAGCTCGTGCAAGACTCGTTGCTCTTCTTGCCAGGAATATTGGTAGAAAGGTCGTTATAGCAAAGGGTCTTGTTTTCATTTTGACCCGCACCATAAACAACGCCTGCTCCAGCCGGAATATTGGTAGCGCCTTGCGGACCAGAGGACATCAGCACCTTAGCGCTATCCTTAGCCCACTTGAGCGGGTCCTGATTGCTCACAGCCGGAATTGGGGTCAACACGAGGTCTGCCGTCATATCGGTCGGAATCGTACCATCGTTGCTTTCAGCAAGGTTCGTAAGTACTTCAGATTCATTGGTAAAGTCCGGACGGTCATAAGCCGGATCATCCGGGACCACAGGAGTCGTAGCCACAGCAGTGTAAGAAATCTTACCCCACTTTTCACGTTCATCAAAGCCTTCAACATGCTTGCCAGAAGCAGATGCAATATAAATCGGCTGCATGGTCCCAGGCATAATCATCTTCTTAGACCATGCCATCAACTGAGTCCATTCCTGAACCGTGTAGTTACCGCCGTTGCCATCGTCATCAAGACCCTTGCTATACGGAACGTTGAAAGCAAGTCGGTCATCGCCCAAAAGGCCACCATCGATAACCTTACCGGACGTATCCATGACAACACCTTCAAACTGGTACATCTGACCATCGGCCCCCTTGTCAATAGGACCAATCATCGATGTTGTGTAAAAGCCGTAGACAACAGTATGCTTGAGGCCGTTAGCATCAGTCTCTTCACGCAAGACCAGCATTGCAGGGACGCCCAATTGAGCTGAATTCTGGATAGCAACAAGGCTCGAATCCGCGAGAGGTACGTTCATGTACATGCTGTTGTTCGCCTTACCATTTTCGTCAACCTTCACGACAACGTCGCTAACAGTCGGCTGACCATAACGGGACGGAGCAAGTTCTGCAAGGGATGTACGGATGTAAATGTTAGAACCATCAGATTGACGGTCGGCATAGAAGAAATGCAAATGATGCCACGTATCATCAGCCCAACCCGTCAAAGGAGACGAACCAGCGCAGTTCGAATAACCGGCAAGAGGCTCCGGAGTGCCATCCGGAAGAACATTACAACCATGGTTGTTTCTTGCGAGAACTTCAATATCCACCTTGCCCGGAGCGGACAAGTGCGTACCGCCCAAGTCCACAACAAGAACGCCATCCACAAAAATCCACATGTCATCGTCACCGGCGAATTCGAAAACTTCGTGCAGCGGGACCTGGTTCGACTGCTTGTACTTGAAGCTTGCATAACCCATCATGGTAAACGCATAGTTACGGAGGTGCTGCTTACCTAAATTGCCGTTAGTCTTGAGATCATAAGCAACAGCAGCCTGCCATGCGGCACTGTGTCCGGAACCATTAGAATTGACGGCACGCGGACCACCCTGATTCAACCATTCCTTGCAAAGTTCAAATGTATTCTGTCCCAAATAGTCAGCCTGGGAATTAGCATACTGGTAATTGTATGGCGGGCAGAAAATGGAAAGCGTCTGCGGCTCAAACTGGTCACAAACACCATTCGGCTGGATTGATGGGTTGCAAATCTTGTCACCAACACGTTCACGAGTAATCGGGTTGATACTGTCAAGAGGAGAATAACCACCGTTATTGTAATTATAGTCGTAGATGTAGTACTTGGAATTCGGATCCTTCGGAATATCCATCGTCGTATTGATGCGCTTGTTCTGACCCGGAACATCAAGATACCACTGTTCGAAATACTGGTTATCGCAAAGGGGATTCAGCTTCTGGATGACAACGCCATCATACATGTCATACTTGCCATCGGAGCCCACTTTTGTAAACATCAAATATGGAGCCACCATGCCAGGCGTATAAATAACTTCATTGGCCCAGTTCGTTTTGCCATTCGGGCACTTGAAACCGCTCACGTCATTCAAAGCATTTTCATAGCCACGCAGAATAACATCACGCTGATAGGCGTCCTTTGTTTTCTGGGCACATTCACCATACAGCAACACTTGATTAGTTGCGGAGGTTCCCTGCAAATATAGCGGAAGATATGGATTTCTCTGAATCGGAAGACCATCGATACCAATCTGAGCACCAGCACCATACTTGGTAAACGAGTTCTTGTTACCGCAAGTATTGTGAAAATTAGAGGCTCCATACCAAGTCACATCGTAGCCATAAGTATTCACTAAAGTGCCAGACGGAGACCTGTAATTATAGATTTCGTCAATATGATCAACGGATTCTTCGGAAAAATTTTCGAAGTCCGGATGATTTGGCTGGAAATCTCGAATGACAATATCCAACGTACGGACATCCTGGGTCTGGGCAAAACCAACAGCGGAACAACCAAACAGAGCACCGAGGGTAATCCATTTATATAATTTCATAAATTCCAATCTCCACCTAAGATTAGGTTACAACAATTCCACCTAAATATACACCAAATAAATTGAAAAGAGGTCCTATTATAATGCAAAATATATGTAAAAACAGAAAATATTGAGATTTTTAGGCAATTACCGTATTATATCCGAAATTAACCTTGGTTGCAAGTCTTCTTTTTATGGGATTAACTATTTTTTCCGCCCATGAATTGGTCCATCGTTTTTTTTATAGCCATGATGCTTCTGCTTCTGCGCATTTTGCGTTTGAGGATCCGCGCCAACACAACCCGTTCGGAATCGTTCAAGCGACTTCCACACAAAGATCAGCTCGCTGTACTCAAGGAATGCCTTTTGAATAACCCCTCGGAGGCAAACATGCGAAATCTCGCAGACTTTGCCGAACGTACGTCGCGAAAAATCGACATCGAAAGCTATCGGCCGTTCCTCAAGTCGCAGTTGGCGATTTTCGGTCGTAAAGACGCTATCGCCGAGGATAACGAGCTTTATATTGCAGAATCAGCCTGGATGGATGCGATTACACCGCTTGAATTTGAAGAAGCCGCCGCAAGCAAGCAAGAAGGCGATATGCAAAAGTTCATCGAGCATTCGCTTGAAGGGATAGCCCGCCTGTACTCCGACAAAGCTATTTTAGAGGCGCTCAAGGGGATTGCCCCGGACTACCCACACGCCACAGAACTTGCCGAAAGCTACAAGCAACTCATGCAAGTTCGCGACGAAAGTGGCGCCGACGACAAGTCCCTCGAAAAGCTCCGCAAGCTCAAAGACGCTTGGGAAGAAGACTTATTGAACGTAAGATTAGTAGGAAGTAGACAGTAGACGGTAGGAAGTTGGCAGAACCTAGCCCGCTCCGCTCTTAGAACTTAGTTGGCAGAGCTTAGAGAGAAGAGCAATGTTCTAAGTTCTAAGTTCTAAGTTCTAAGTTCTAAGTTCTAAACTCTAAGTTCTATTTCTCCAAAAAGTCCAGCACCTCGCCCGCCAGTTCCACACAGCGGTTGCACGGGATAATCTTATTCGGGCGGATTTCCTGACACTTGGTACAGCCCTGAGCGCCGCGCTTAAAAACATCTTCAATTGATTCGGCATGGTCGGGTTGCATCATCTTCGCCACATAGAGCGCCCCGCACAAGCCGTCCGGAGCCTTTCCGCCACCAAAAGCACGGAACATTTCGGCAACCTTCACTGCCTCTTCTTCGGATTTGCCCGTAGCGCGGGCATAACCGTAAGCCACCGACATCGCGCAGTTACCGCGCTTATCCGCATGGAATTTCTTCGAAAATTCGGCAATCGACATAAAAGCTCCTTTTACAAAAGACAATGTAAATTTACATTCGTGACAGGCGCTGAAAAACTAAATTTCGCATTTTCATCATTTTTTACGTGAGAAAAGCGCGTTTTTCACAAATTTTCACGTAAATTCTAGTACAAATTAATCAAAATTTTCGAAAATTCGGGATTTCGCGCTCAAAACCGGCACAAAACACAGGTTAAAGATCCTTTTTCGCGAAAAAATCACTTCCAAAAAGCAAAAAAATTTACAAAAGCGGCATGTTCACCAGCTTTTATTACATACAACATTAAAAATTTACGTGAATAAAGCTCAAAAATTGAAAATTTTCACGTAAATTTCGCCATTTTTAAAGTCATTCCCGCCCCCGAGTGGGCGGACAGCACTTGGAACTTTGTTCCATAGTGCGCATGGCCACCTTTAGGTGGGAACCTCCCTTTCTGCGTTTTTTATATTCTAGCTATGCCTAACGAAAACAACGACATCAAGAATCTCGACTTAGACGCCCTCATCGGCAACATGAGCTCCATCAACAGCGAAGACTACTGGTTTACCAAGGTCTCAAAAATCGAAGAACACGACGAAACCGCTGAGCCAAAGCAAGGCGGTCAAGGCTAAAACGAAAACGCCAAAACGGCGCCGTAGCGGCCATCCAGTGGGTTCAGCAGAGGAGTGATTCCAACCTGCAAGGACTTGCTCTTTTTTTTGGATTCCTCCCATTTTTGATAATAATAATTGTAGTCTTGTTGTCGATTATTCTTGGCTATATCAAAGACGATATACCCAATTCCAGCTGCAACCATAATGGTAAAAGGTGTAAATATTCCAATAGCCTCTAGAGTTGACAAATCGTCACTTCCTTCAGTATTAAGATCCGAACAAATCTTTACCATAAGAGCCCCCATAGTTACGCCCATTCCACCAAAGAATGTCCAAAGCATAACATTGGAAATAAAATCATCAGAGCGATATTTTTCCAAGTTGTATTCGTACATTTTCTGATAATACTCAGCAGAATTAGCTGACGCGTCCACAGCAGGTTCTTGCGCCAAGCAAGGCATCATCAACAACGCAATACACAACAAAATAATTTTCATGCGAAATAATATAAAAAAAGAACCCCCGCAAACGCAAATGTTTTGAAAGGAGATGCCGCATCTAGTGCGGCATGACAACACAAAAAAGACCCTGCAAAAATTGCAGAGTCTTTCAAAGGTGATGGATCCTATCGCCCTTTTTAGGGCTCCAGGATGACATTCCTGTGATTACTTATCCGTGAGGAATGCGACGCCCGGAAGAACCTTGCCTTCCAGAAGTTCGAGGGAAGCGCCACCACCCGTAGAGGTGTGGGTCACCTTCTTGTCGGCGCCGTACTTCTTGGCAGCCGTAGCGGTATCGCCACCACCGATCACGGTGATTGCGCCGGCAGCGGTAGCTTCGACGATAGCGTCGGCCATAGCCTTGGTAGCCTTTTCGAAGGCTTCGAATTCGAACACGCCTGCAGGACCGTTCCAGACGATGGTCTTGGCGGACTTGATAGCGTTCACGAAGAGCTTGGTGGACTCGGCGCCCACATCGAGGCCCATCCAGCCAGCCGGAATGCCTTCGGCGTCAGAGACAGCCTTCGTAGCGGCATCGGCAGCGAACTTGTCAGCAGCGATGTAGTCAACCGGGAGGATGATTTCCTTGCCGGCAGCCTTGGCCTTGGCCATCAGATCCGGAACGAGCTTAGCGCCTTCTTCGTCAAACAGGGACGAACCGATTTCGATGTTGTTCAGAACCTTCTTGAAGGTGAAAGCCATGCCACCGCCGATGATAATCTTGTCGGCCTTGTCGAGGAGGTTGTTGATGAGCTGGATCTTGTCGGCGACCTTGGCACCGCCGAGGATAGCGAGGAACGGACGCGGAGGATTGTTGAGCACCTGGTCGAATGCCTTGAGTTCCTTGTTCATGAGGAAACCGGCAGCGCGCTGCGGAAGTTCAACACCAGTCATGGAAGAGTGGTCGCGGTGAGCGGTACCGAATGCGTCGTTCACATAAACGTCAGCGAGCTTTGTGAGGCTTGCGCGGAATGCCTTCACGGCTTCCTTGTCGGCCTTTTCCTTAGTTTCGGTGCCATCGGCGTTCTTGATCTTCCTCTTGCCTTCTTCTTCGATGTGGAAGCGGAGGTTTTCGAGGAGGATGATTTCACCCGGCTTGATAGCGGCGCAGGCGGCTTCGACTTCCGGACCCACGCAGTCGGAGAGGAACTTCACAGGCTTCTTGATGAGTTCTTCGAGCTTCTTTGCAACCGGAGCGAGCGTATATTTCATGTTCCTTTCGCCATTCGGACGGCCGAGGTGGGAAGCGAGCACGACGGCTGCACCGTGATCGAGAGCGTACTGGATGGTCGGGAGAGCGGCTTCGATACGCTTGGTGTTGGTGATTTCGCCAGTCACCTTGTCCTGCGGAACGTTGAAGTCAACACGGATGAACACGCGCTTGCCGGCGAGTTCGAGATCTTCGATAGAAAGCTTTGCCATTATAGCACCTTCTTTTTTAGGGTTAAA
This region includes:
- a CDS encoding NUDIX hydrolase — encoded protein: MINTTLCYIEQDGKYLLLHRIKKKNDINKDKWIGIGGKFEEWESPEDCIHREALEETGLTLIRPKYRGIVTFISDGMDQTEFMHLFTATEFTGTLKDCDEGVLEWVDKQKVKELPHWDGDLIFLALLERGEPFFSLKLTYKGSTLTEALLNEKPVTLQDFL
- a CDS encoding fibro-slime domain-containing protein, with the translated sequence MKLYKWITLGALFGCSAVGFAQTQDVRTLDIVIRDFQPNHPDFENFSEESVDHIDEIYNYRSPSGTLVNTYGYDVTWYGASNFHNTCGNKNSFTKYGAGAQIGIDGLPIQRNPYLPLYLQGTSATNQVLLYGECAQKTKDAYQRDVILRGYENALNDVSGFKCPNGKTNWANEVIYTPGMVAPYLMFTKVGSDGKYDMYDGVVIQKLNPLCDNQYFEQWYLDVPGQNKRINTTMDIPKDPNSKYYIYDYNYNNGGYSPLDSINPITRERVGDKICNPSIQPNGVCDQFEPQTLSIFCPPYNYQYANSQADYLGQNTFELCKEWLNQGGPRAVNSNGSGHSAAWQAAVAYDLKTNGNLGKQHLRNYAFTMMGYASFKYKQSNQVPLHEVFEFAGDDDMWIFVDGVLVVDLGGTHLSAPGKVDIEVLARNNHGCNVLPDGTPEPLAGYSNCAGSSPLTGWADDTWHHLHFFYADRQSDGSNIYIRTSLAELAPSRYGQPTVSDVVVKVDENGKANNSMYMNVPLADSSLVAIQNSAQLGVPAMLVLREETDANGLKHTVVYGFYTTSMIGPIDKGADGQMYQFEGVVMDTSGKVIDGGLLGDDRLAFNVPYSKGLDDDGNGGNYTVQEWTQLMAWSKKMIMPGTMQPIYIASASGKHVEGFDEREKWGKISYTAVATTPVVPDDPAYDRPDFTNESEVLTNLAESNDGTIPTDMTADLVLTPIPAVSNQDPLKWAKDSAKVLMSSGPQGATNIPAGAGVVYGAGQNENKTLCYNDLSTNIPGKKSNESCTSWSFPTTQPFHVNIRVFDHLGHFVNQYSKRVTKEEFENALNGLRSSTQSAGVKVPGCGETPMYGSTGAMLATIKMYPVTDKGRLLATGPYIYQMTVVKEAYSYCYASNGNNPTTMTMPFQRTTETIRRGYRRTQKK
- the pgk gene encoding phosphoglycerate kinase, whose protein sequence is MAKLSIEDLELAGKRVFIRVDFNVPQDKVTGEITNTKRIEAALPTIQYALDHGAAVVLASHLGRPNGERNMKYTLAPVAKKLEELIKKPVKFLSDCVGPEVEAACAAIKPGEIILLENLRFHIEEEGKRKIKNADGTETKEKADKEAVKAFRASLTKLADVYVNDAFGTAHRDHSSMTGVELPQRAAGFLMNKELKAFDQVLNNPPRPFLAILGGAKVADKIQLINNLLDKADKIIIGGGMAFTFKKVLNNIEIGSSLFDEEGAKLVPDLMAKAKAAGKEIILPVDYIAADKFAADAATKAVSDAEGIPAGWMGLDVGAESTKLFVNAIKSAKTIVWNGPAGVFEFEAFEKATKAMADAIVEATAAGAITVIGGGDTATAAKKYGADKKVTHTSTGGGASLELLEGKVLPGVAFLTDK
- a CDS encoding LptE family protein; this translates as MLYRKFISRLFVALMLALLACVFSGCYSFTASTLPSHIKTVNIHEVDDKTLDPVLANNIHTAVVDMFKRNAGGVRLVNGDANADFEITLLSYSNKPENYNSNSDVETYRVTIRVEVRFYDNVKERIIYESKSLSADGVYDVQANETEDRHGQTRAVEKLQDLIVSNALAKW
- a CDS encoding ATP-binding protein, producing the protein MQNWVKEIVVDSKFENVRTLTEFVESSLEPLNPSPKAIMQIGIAIDELFSNVVRYSGSSNMKLILNVNEDVLTAKLTFIDEGVEYDPLKKTDPDVSLSAEDREIGGLGIFLVKKIMDGVEYKRDGQKNVLTVVKKLG